One region of Thermococcus sp. MAR1 genomic DNA includes:
- a CDS encoding metal-dependent hydrolase has translation MPNYDVHLLSGIVTYPLTVFIAFIIRDYVGIPFVLSTAAMVIGYALYVLGSDLPDMDHPNALIHRGTKPIVAVAVGSAVFIQSVDSVHLGESWLNITAAWGIGALTALVAWFAFTWIMPRHRGIVHSLLFAAVYGLLGYALVEFGLGMSTGEALFVGFAAFCGYTLHLLLDGELSLL, from the coding sequence ACTACGACGTTCACCTCCTGAGCGGCATAGTTACCTATCCGCTCACCGTGTTTATCGCGTTCATAATCCGGGACTACGTGGGAATCCCCTTTGTCCTCAGTACGGCGGCGATGGTCATAGGCTACGCTCTCTACGTCCTTGGCAGCGATCTGCCGGACATGGATCATCCCAACGCACTGATACACCGCGGGACGAAGCCGATAGTGGCGGTGGCTGTCGGGAGCGCGGTATTCATTCAGAGCGTTGACTCCGTGCACCTCGGCGAATCCTGGCTCAATATCACAGCGGCTTGGGGAATCGGGGCGCTGACCGCTCTCGTGGCCTGGTTCGCCTTCACATGGATTATGCCAAGACACAGGGGAATAGTCCACTCACTACTCTTTGCGGCAGTGTACGGCCTCCTGGGCTACGCTCTCGTTGAGTTCGGTCTCGGAATGAGTACGGGGGAGGCCCTCTTCGTCGGTTTCGCGGCCTTCTGCGGCTATACCCTTCACCTGCTCCTCGACGGGGAGCTATCACTGCTGTAG
- the trxB gene encoding thioredoxin-disulfide reductase, which yields MFSLGGFSRGGEYENKTWDVLIIGAGPAGFTAAIYAARFGLETLIISKDLGGNMALTDLIENYPGFIKISGSELTNRMHEQVKNLGIDVIFDEVERIDPTECAYYEGPCKFAVKTKNGKAYKAKTIIIAVGAAPRKLHVPGEEELTGRGVSYCATCDGPLFKGKKVIVVGGGNTALQEALYLKSIEVDVTLVHRRDQFRADKILQDRFRESGIPAILNTVVTEIIGKDKVEAVKLRNRVTGEETEMPVDGVFIFIGYEPKTDFVKHLGITDEYGYIPVDMYMRTKVKGIFAAGDITNVFKQIAVAVGQGAIAANSAKELLEEWNSKVVE from the coding sequence ATGTTCAGTCTGGGAGGATTCTCACGCGGAGGCGAATACGAAAACAAGACCTGGGACGTGCTCATCATCGGTGCAGGTCCGGCAGGATTCACCGCGGCGATATACGCGGCGCGCTTCGGACTTGAAACGCTGATCATCAGCAAAGACCTGGGCGGAAACATGGCACTGACTGACCTTATAGAGAACTACCCCGGGTTCATCAAGATAAGCGGTTCAGAGCTTACCAACAGAATGCACGAGCAGGTCAAGAACCTCGGCATTGACGTTATCTTCGACGAGGTCGAGAGAATTGACCCAACCGAGTGCGCCTACTACGAGGGCCCGTGCAAGTTCGCGGTTAAAACAAAGAACGGAAAGGCCTACAAGGCAAAGACCATAATCATAGCCGTCGGCGCCGCGCCGAGAAAGCTCCACGTTCCGGGCGAGGAAGAACTGACCGGAAGGGGCGTTTCCTACTGCGCGACCTGCGACGGCCCGCTCTTCAAGGGCAAGAAGGTCATAGTCGTTGGTGGAGGCAACACGGCACTTCAGGAGGCACTCTACCTGAAGAGCATAGAAGTAGATGTTACCCTCGTCCACAGGCGCGACCAGTTCAGGGCCGACAAGATACTCCAGGACCGCTTTAGGGAAAGCGGCATTCCGGCGATACTCAACACCGTCGTGACCGAAATAATCGGCAAGGACAAGGTCGAGGCCGTAAAGCTCAGGAACCGCGTGACCGGTGAGGAGACCGAGATGCCCGTTGACGGCGTCTTCATATTCATCGGCTACGAGCCGAAGACGGACTTCGTCAAGCACCTCGGCATAACCGACGAGTACGGCTACATCCCGGTGGACATGTACATGCGCACCAAGGTGAAGGGCATCTTTGCAGCTGGCGATATAACCAACGTCTTCAAGCAGATTGCCGTTGCTGTAGGTCAGGGAGCTATTGCCGCAAACTCCGCCAAGGAGCTCCTCGAGGAGTGGAACTCAAAGGTCGTGGAGTGA
- a CDS encoding ornithine aminotransferase yields the protein MVVRPNVKELPGPKAKEVIEKNFEALAVTTQDPETLPIVIDHGDGILVYDVDGNTFYDFGSGVGVLNVGHAHPRVVEAVKRQAEKFTHFALNDFFYENAVILAQKLAELSPGDFPKKVVYQNSGAEANEAMMKLVKYGTGRKRFIAFYHAFHGRSQAVLSLTASKWVQQDRFFPTMPGVEHIPYPNPYRNPWHIDGYAEPDELVNRVIEFIEEYVFRHVPPHEVGAIVFEPIQGEGGYVVPPKNFFKELKKLADSYGILLADDEVQMGVGRTGKFWAIEHFDVAPDTIQFGKAIGGGIPLAGVVHRADIAFDKPGRHASTFGGNPVAIAAGIEVVEIVKELLPHVQEVGNYLHKYLKELEEKYEVIGDARGLGLAQAVEIVKSKDTKEKNPKLRDAIVKEAVKRGLILLGCGDNSIRFIPPLTISKEEIDVAMEIFEESLKAALG from the coding sequence ATGGTGGTTAGACCGAACGTTAAAGAACTCCCCGGACCCAAGGCCAAGGAGGTCATTGAGAAGAACTTTGAAGCCCTCGCAGTTACCACACAGGACCCGGAGACCCTCCCGATAGTCATTGACCACGGAGATGGAATCCTCGTTTACGATGTCGATGGAAACACCTTCTACGACTTCGGAAGCGGTGTCGGTGTTCTCAACGTCGGACACGCCCACCCAAGGGTCGTTGAGGCCGTTAAGAGGCAGGCCGAGAAGTTCACCCACTTCGCTCTGAACGACTTCTTCTACGAGAACGCTGTCATACTCGCCCAGAAGCTCGCAGAGCTTTCACCCGGAGACTTCCCGAAGAAGGTTGTCTACCAGAACAGCGGTGCAGAGGCCAACGAGGCCATGATGAAGCTCGTCAAGTACGGCACCGGAAGGAAAAGGTTCATCGCCTTCTATCATGCATTCCACGGCAGGAGCCAGGCCGTTCTCAGCCTTACCGCCAGTAAATGGGTTCAGCAGGACAGGTTCTTCCCAACCATGCCCGGAGTCGAGCACATACCCTATCCGAACCCCTACAGGAACCCCTGGCACATAGACGGTTACGCCGAGCCGGACGAGCTCGTCAACCGCGTTATCGAGTTCATCGAGGAGTATGTGTTTAGACACGTCCCGCCCCACGAGGTCGGAGCCATAGTCTTCGAGCCGATACAGGGCGAAGGCGGCTATGTCGTTCCGCCGAAGAACTTCTTCAAGGAACTCAAGAAGCTCGCCGACAGCTACGGCATACTTTTGGCAGACGACGAGGTTCAGATGGGCGTTGGAAGGACCGGAAAGTTCTGGGCCATCGAGCACTTTGACGTTGCACCTGACACCATACAGTTCGGCAAGGCCATTGGCGGTGGCATTCCGCTCGCCGGTGTCGTCCACAGAGCTGATATTGCCTTCGACAAGCCGGGCAGGCACGCCTCGACCTTCGGCGGCAACCCGGTTGCCATAGCGGCGGGAATAGAGGTCGTCGAGATAGTCAAGGAGCTCCTCCCGCACGTCCAGGAGGTCGGCAACTACCTCCACAAGTACCTCAAGGAGCTTGAGGAGAAGTACGAGGTCATCGGAGATGCCAGAGGTCTCGGATTGGCTCAGGCCGTCGAGATAGTCAAGAGCAAGGACACCAAGGAGAAGAACCCCAAGCTCCGCGATGCCATCGTCAAAGAGGCCGTCAAGCGCGGGCTTATCCTCCTCGGCTGTGGCGACAACAGCATAAGGTTCATACCGCCGCTGACCATAAGCAAGGAAGAGATAGACGTCGCGATGGAGATATTCGAGGAGAGCCTCAAAGCCGCTCTCGGCTGA
- a CDS encoding ECF transporter S component, translating into MAMDLTKILEPYGHYVLGGAVVIFLAYVWAKRREYQAPATIALSAILAAVVAIATNLVKVPTPATGGYINFGDTMVMFSAMTFGPVIGVFAGGVGSALGDIMGGYAGWAPITLVVKGLEGLAIGYIARRSDNVSTMVIAGIVGGIIMVSGYFLFEAYMFGVPAALTEVPGNMLQAVTGILVGTGLATIIKKRYPEVADLI; encoded by the coding sequence ATGGCGATGGACCTGACCAAAATCCTGGAACCCTACGGCCACTACGTGCTCGGGGGCGCTGTGGTCATTTTCCTCGCGTACGTCTGGGCAAAGAGAAGGGAGTACCAGGCACCGGCAACGATAGCCCTTTCCGCCATCCTAGCGGCGGTCGTGGCAATAGCAACGAACCTAGTAAAGGTTCCAACCCCCGCCACGGGGGGCTACATCAACTTCGGAGACACAATGGTCATGTTCTCGGCAATGACCTTTGGCCCGGTAATCGGCGTCTTCGCCGGAGGCGTCGGCTCGGCCCTCGGTGACATCATGGGCGGCTATGCAGGGTGGGCCCCGATAACGCTGGTGGTTAAAGGCCTTGAAGGTCTTGCAATTGGGTATATTGCCAGAAGGAGCGATAACGTCTCGACGATGGTCATAGCGGGCATCGTCGGTGGAATCATAATGGTCTCCGGCTACTTCCTCTTCGAGGCGTACATGTTCGGAGTCCCCGCGGCACTCACCGAGGTGCCAGGAAACATGCTCCAAGCCGTCACGGGAATACTCGTGGGCACAGGTCTGGCAACGATAATAAAGAAGAGGTATCCGGAGGTCGCGGATTTAATTTAG
- a CDS encoding family 4B encapsulin nanocompartment shell protein, with translation MQGVDEIRDILGRAIEELHGEGLEPDILLVGPGFLEYAAGMLRDCRLRIYKIEELGYDAVVADSKYLGQMKRASRRISVEPLLKESEMWEELKKLEV, from the coding sequence ATGCAGGGAGTTGATGAGATCAGGGACATACTAGGCAGGGCCATCGAGGAGCTACACGGGGAAGGGCTCGAACCCGACATACTCCTAGTCGGACCCGGCTTCCTAGAGTACGCTGCTGGAATGCTCAGGGACTGCAGGCTGAGAATATACAAGATAGAGGAGCTCGGCTACGACGCGGTCGTTGCCGACTCAAAGTATCTGGGACAGATGAAGAGGGCCTCTCGGAGAATCTCCGTCGAGCCTCTGCTCAAAGAGAGTGAAATGTGGGAAGAATTGAAGAAGCTGGAAGTCTAA
- the deoC gene encoding deoxyribose-phosphate aldolase, which translates to MGDHIDVAKYIDHTNLKPYATADDIKKLCDEAIEYGFYAVCVNPYRVKLARDYLREKGADVKVASVIGFPLGATPTEVKVFEAMKALEDGADELDMVINIGALKDGDYGYVKNDIAEVVKVAHERGAKVKVIIETCYLTEEEKVKACELAKEAGADFVKTSTGFGTGGATVEDVRLMRGVVGPEMGVKAAGGIRTYEQALAMIEAGATRIGTSSGVKIVEGAKNAGS; encoded by the coding sequence ATGGGTGATCACATCGATGTCGCCAAGTATATTGACCATACGAACCTCAAACCCTACGCTACCGCCGATGACATTAAGAAGCTCTGCGATGAGGCGATAGAGTACGGCTTTTACGCCGTCTGCGTCAACCCCTACCGGGTTAAGCTGGCCAGGGACTATCTCCGCGAGAAGGGCGCCGACGTCAAGGTCGCGAGCGTCATAGGCTTCCCGCTCGGAGCTACCCCAACTGAGGTCAAGGTCTTCGAGGCAATGAAAGCGCTTGAGGACGGGGCCGACGAGCTGGACATGGTCATAAACATCGGCGCCCTCAAGGACGGGGACTACGGGTACGTGAAAAACGACATAGCCGAGGTCGTTAAGGTCGCCCACGAGAGGGGTGCGAAGGTCAAGGTCATCATCGAGACGTGCTACCTCACCGAGGAGGAGAAGGTCAAGGCCTGTGAGCTGGCAAAGGAAGCCGGGGCTGACTTCGTTAAGACCTCCACCGGCTTTGGAACCGGCGGTGCCACCGTTGAGGACGTAAGGCTCATGAGAGGAGTCGTCGGCCCGGAGATGGGGGTCAAGGCCGCGGGGGGCATCAGAACCTACGAGCAGGCACTGGCGATGATAGAGGCGGGAGCAACGAGGATTGGAACTTCGAGTGGAGTGAAGATTGTGGAGGGGGCTAAGAATGCAGGGAGTTGA
- a CDS encoding CGP-CTERM-anchored Cys-rich protein produces MKRALGFIVLLMFTVTPLVRACVTPGDFYAVEVVLNKPGISQKLWLLEIAHNVLVENGTFVFRSHYDRRLYVLVWNTTDGLHIKVGIPVEWKTEDVSMGSLNISLLVTPDALERLKEDGWSISDNTTFERDGVKIALLPVRGGECTSDGDCATGGCSGEVCAPREEASKIVTPCVYRPWYDCLSLTSCGCLNGLCTWKPNPAFEKCLREHGVDPSKVIRAGYFELRVEGVNKSDGEINAALKDFLGAFGVSCNSPLTLVKTAVTRLSPAIDPSEVNASEAIKAELEWMREFGGIVNLSERDVEEISTVARWGFAGHNSHIGWYETKNGTFSWVPYHRSRDPKLIRCTSQVVREYELPNGTAYVGPTLTKPPSGNPTTTSGSTSGEVCGPGIVILLALLAALAGRR; encoded by the coding sequence ATGAAGAGGGCTCTGGGTTTCATAGTCCTCCTGATGTTCACAGTGACACCGCTCGTCAGGGCCTGCGTTACACCGGGGGATTTCTACGCCGTCGAGGTCGTTCTCAACAAGCCCGGGATTTCCCAGAAGCTCTGGCTGCTTGAGATAGCACACAACGTTCTCGTTGAAAACGGCACCTTCGTCTTCCGCTCCCACTACGATAGGAGGCTCTACGTTCTGGTCTGGAATACCACCGATGGGCTTCACATCAAAGTTGGAATTCCCGTTGAGTGGAAGACCGAGGACGTCTCGATGGGGTCATTAAACATCTCCCTCCTCGTCACTCCGGATGCCCTCGAAAGGCTCAAGGAGGACGGATGGAGCATCTCAGACAACACGACCTTTGAGAGAGATGGGGTTAAGATAGCCCTCCTACCGGTTAGGGGTGGCGAATGCACCTCAGACGGGGATTGTGCCACCGGTGGCTGCTCCGGTGAGGTCTGTGCTCCCAGAGAGGAGGCGTCAAAGATAGTCACTCCCTGCGTTTACAGGCCCTGGTACGACTGCCTCTCCCTGACGAGCTGCGGCTGCCTCAACGGCCTCTGCACCTGGAAGCCGAACCCGGCCTTTGAGAAGTGCCTGAGGGAGCACGGGGTTGATCCATCCAAGGTGATCCGCGCGGGGTACTTTGAGCTCAGGGTTGAGGGGGTGAACAAGTCCGACGGCGAGATAAACGCAGCTCTAAAGGACTTCCTCGGTGCTTTTGGAGTATCTTGCAACTCACCGCTTACGCTGGTTAAGACTGCCGTAACCCGGCTTTCTCCCGCCATAGACCCCTCTGAAGTTAACGCTTCCGAGGCAATAAAGGCCGAGCTGGAGTGGATGAGGGAGTTTGGAGGAATAGTCAATCTGAGCGAGAGGGATGTGGAGGAAATCTCCACGGTGGCCCGGTGGGGCTTTGCCGGCCACAACTCGCATATCGGCTGGTACGAGACCAAAAACGGAACCTTCTCGTGGGTTCCCTACCACAGGAGCAGGGATCCAAAACTCATCAGATGCACCTCCCAGGTAGTGAGGGAGTACGAGCTTCCCAACGGCACGGCCTACGTCGGGCCGACACTAACTAAGCCCCCTTCGGGAAATCCTACCACCACGTCCGGTTCAACTAGTGGAGAAGTATGCGGGCCAGGTATAGTGATTCTGCTGGCGCTGCTGGCTGCCCTCGCGGGGAGGAGGTGA
- the eno gene encoding phosphopyruvate hydratase, with protein MENPFEITGVVAREILDSRGNPTVEVEVYTPISMGRAAVPSGASTGTHEALELRDGGKRYHGKGVRRAVENVNKIIAPEIIGMDVTWQRDIDSLLLELDGTENKSNLGANAMLGVSLAVAKAAANALGLPLYQYIGGTNAYVMPVPMSNVINGGVHAGNELDFQEFMIMPVGADSFREAIRWVSETYHVLKGVIADKYGKDAVNVGDEGGFAPPLKEPHEPLELLIKAIEEAGYKPGDEIAFAMDPASSEFFHPDKDKYVVGGKEYDKGELLELYKELVSTYPIVSIEDPFHEEDWEGFAMITRELGDKIQIVGDDLFVTNPKRIRKGIELGAANALLLKVNQIGTLSEAIDAAYTAFRAGYGVVVSHRSGETEDSTIADLAVALNAGQIKTGAPARSDRNAKYNQLIRIEEELEGIALYPGRKFRNPFL; from the coding sequence ATGGAGAACCCCTTTGAGATAACCGGAGTCGTCGCCAGGGAGATACTCGACAGCAGGGGAAACCCGACGGTCGAGGTTGAGGTTTACACCCCGATAAGCATGGGAAGAGCGGCCGTTCCGAGTGGAGCCTCAACAGGAACGCACGAGGCCCTGGAGCTCCGCGACGGCGGAAAGCGCTACCATGGGAAAGGCGTTAGAAGGGCCGTCGAGAACGTCAACAAGATAATTGCCCCGGAAATCATCGGAATGGACGTCACCTGGCAGAGGGACATAGACAGCCTTCTCCTTGAGCTCGACGGCACCGAGAACAAGAGCAACCTTGGCGCGAACGCGATGCTCGGTGTCTCCCTTGCCGTTGCCAAGGCAGCGGCGAACGCTTTAGGATTGCCCCTTTACCAGTACATCGGCGGAACCAACGCCTACGTCATGCCCGTTCCGATGAGCAACGTCATCAACGGTGGAGTGCACGCCGGCAACGAGCTCGACTTCCAGGAGTTCATGATAATGCCCGTCGGTGCTGACAGCTTTAGAGAGGCCATAAGATGGGTTTCCGAGACCTACCACGTCCTTAAGGGCGTCATCGCCGATAAGTACGGCAAAGACGCCGTTAACGTTGGCGACGAGGGAGGCTTCGCCCCGCCGCTGAAGGAGCCTCACGAGCCGCTCGAACTCCTCATAAAGGCCATAGAGGAGGCTGGATACAAACCCGGTGATGAAATTGCCTTCGCCATGGATCCCGCTTCGAGCGAATTCTTCCACCCGGACAAGGACAAGTACGTCGTCGGCGGCAAGGAGTACGACAAGGGCGAACTCCTCGAGCTCTATAAGGAGCTCGTCTCAACATACCCGATAGTCTCCATTGAGGACCCGTTCCACGAGGAGGACTGGGAAGGCTTCGCTATGATAACCAGGGAGCTCGGGGACAAGATACAGATAGTCGGCGATGACCTCTTCGTCACCAACCCAAAGAGGATAAGGAAGGGCATCGAGCTCGGTGCCGCCAACGCTCTGCTCCTCAAGGTGAACCAGATTGGAACGCTGAGCGAGGCTATCGATGCCGCATACACGGCTTTTAGAGCAGGCTACGGCGTCGTCGTCTCCCACCGCTCCGGAGAGACTGAGGACTCAACCATAGCCGACCTTGCAGTGGCCCTCAACGCCGGCCAGATAAAGACCGGTGCTCCAGCGAGAAGCGACAGGAACGCCAAGTACAACCAGCTCATACGCATAGAGGAGGAGCTTGAGGGAATAGCACTCTACCCCGGCAGGAAGTTCCGCAATCCCTTCCTCTGA
- a CDS encoding radical SAM protein: MTERKKLKIYIPGIKFPSISLTGNYCALNCAHCGRHYLEGMRKPTRKNLVDYCLSLEREGYTGCLLSGGMDSRLKVPIDRYAHEIREIKRRTSLKLNAHVGFIDESDLEWVKYVDVVSLDFVGDDDVIRRVYRIDRTVKDYLRILDLLTDAGVKVAPHITIGLDFGRIGWEFNAIDMLVEYPIDVLVLDVLIPTKGTEMENVPKPSVEESLKVVKYAREKFGGELSIGCMRPLGRWRVDFDRGAVLAGIDRLTNPPRKVIEWAKSVRDVEIIYECCVM, encoded by the coding sequence ATGACAGAACGGAAGAAGCTAAAGATATACATCCCGGGCATCAAATTCCCCTCAATCTCGCTCACGGGCAACTATTGTGCGCTGAACTGCGCCCACTGCGGGAGACACTACCTCGAGGGCATGAGAAAGCCCACCAGAAAGAATCTGGTTGACTATTGCCTCAGTCTGGAGAGGGAGGGCTACACAGGCTGCCTGCTGAGCGGTGGAATGGATTCGAGGCTCAAGGTTCCCATCGACAGGTACGCCCATGAAATCAGGGAGATAAAGCGAAGAACGAGCCTCAAGCTCAACGCCCACGTGGGTTTCATAGACGAGAGCGATTTGGAGTGGGTCAAATATGTTGATGTGGTCTCCCTCGACTTCGTGGGCGATGACGACGTGATAAGGCGCGTTTACAGGATAGACAGAACCGTTAAAGACTACCTCAGAATCCTCGACCTGCTCACCGATGCCGGGGTAAAAGTGGCCCCCCACATAACCATAGGCCTTGACTTCGGCAGAATCGGCTGGGAGTTCAATGCCATAGACATGCTCGTCGAGTACCCCATAGACGTCCTCGTTTTAGATGTTCTCATCCCGACAAAGGGAACGGAGATGGAAAACGTTCCGAAGCCGAGCGTTGAGGAGAGCCTGAAGGTCGTGAAATACGCCAGGGAGAAGTTTGGTGGTGAGCTGAGCATAGGCTGCATGCGCCCGCTGGGCAGGTGGCGCGTTGACTTCGACAGGGGAGCGGTTTTGGCCGGAATCGACAGGCTGACGAACCCTCCCAGAAAAGTCATCGAATGGGCAAAGAGCGTGAGGGATGTTGAGATAATCTACGAGTGCTGCGTCATGTAG
- a CDS encoding Lrp/AsnC family transcriptional regulator gives MVASLDGTDLRLLRELKENARENIASLSKKLGIPRTTVHYRIKKLVEEGVIEKFTVKPNYKKLNLGTTAFILARYEPDSGLSQREVAERIAALEGVYEVHIIAGEWDLLIKVRAPSSEEVGKIVVDRLREIKGVGQTVTMVSFVTVKEEL, from the coding sequence ATGGTAGCTTCATTGGATGGCACAGATTTGAGGTTGTTGAGGGAGCTCAAAGAGAACGCCAGGGAGAACATAGCGAGTCTGAGCAAAAAGCTGGGCATTCCAAGGACAACCGTCCACTACCGCATTAAAAAGCTGGTGGAGGAGGGCGTGATAGAGAAGTTTACCGTGAAACCAAACTATAAGAAGCTCAATCTTGGAACCACCGCGTTCATACTTGCCCGATACGAGCCGGATTCCGGCTTAAGCCAGAGGGAAGTGGCTGAGAGGATAGCGGCCCTTGAGGGAGTTTACGAAGTCCACATAATAGCCGGTGAGTGGGACCTCCTCATAAAGGTCCGCGCTCCAAGCTCCGAGGAGGTCGGAAAGATAGTCGTGGACCGGCTCAGAGAGATAAAGGGCGTTGGACAGACGGTTACGATGGTGTCATTCGTGACCGTCAAGGAGGAGCTTTAG
- a CDS encoding XTP/dITP diphosphatase codes for MRLAFITSNPGKVQEARRYFEPLGVEVYQFRMEYPEIQADTLEEVALFGVEWLRRKIEGPFFLDDSGLFIEAFDGFPGVYSAYVYRTLGIDGILKLMEGVEDREAHFMSVIAYWDGEAHLFTGRVDGEITLSPRGSGGFGFDPIFKPLGFERTFAEMTTDEKNLISHRGRALKAFAEWLKENLK; via the coding sequence ATGAGGCTGGCTTTTATCACTTCTAACCCCGGAAAGGTTCAGGAGGCGAGGAGGTACTTCGAACCCCTCGGTGTTGAGGTTTATCAGTTCAGGATGGAGTACCCCGAGATACAGGCGGATACGCTTGAGGAGGTTGCACTCTTCGGCGTTGAATGGTTGAGGAGAAAGATTGAGGGGCCCTTCTTCCTCGACGACTCAGGTCTATTCATAGAGGCCTTTGACGGCTTCCCCGGTGTCTACTCTGCCTACGTCTACAGAACTCTGGGAATAGACGGAATACTCAAGCTGATGGAGGGTGTTGAGGACAGAGAGGCCCACTTCATGAGCGTAATAGCTTACTGGGACGGCGAGGCCCACCTCTTCACTGGCAGGGTTGATGGCGAGATAACGCTCTCCCCGAGGGGAAGTGGCGGCTTCGGCTTCGATCCGATATTCAAACCTCTGGGATTTGAGAGAACTTTTGCCGAAATGACAACGGATGAGAAGAACCTCATCTCACACAGGGGACGCGCCCTTAAGGCTTTCGCTGAGTGGCTAAAGGAAAACCTTAAATAA
- a CDS encoding adenosine-specific kinase — translation MVKIDVVDIEKPEGVEVIIGQGNFSIFTVDDLAKTLLTTVPGIKFGVAMNEAKPQLTRFTGNDEELEKLAAKNALKIGAGHVFVILMKNAFPINVLNAVKNHPAVAMVYGASENPFQVIIAETELGRSVLGVVDGKAANRIEDEELKRERRELVERIGYRID, via the coding sequence ATGGTAAAGATAGATGTTGTGGATATCGAGAAGCCCGAGGGCGTCGAGGTGATAATAGGCCAGGGAAACTTCTCTATCTTCACGGTTGACGACCTCGCCAAGACACTTCTGACGACGGTTCCGGGCATAAAGTTCGGCGTGGCAATGAACGAGGCCAAACCACAACTGACACGCTTCACGGGCAACGACGAGGAGCTTGAGAAGCTGGCAGCCAAGAACGCCCTTAAGATTGGTGCCGGCCACGTCTTCGTGATACTTATGAAGAACGCCTTTCCGATAAACGTTCTCAACGCCGTCAAGAACCATCCAGCCGTGGCCATGGTCTACGGCGCCAGCGAGAACCCCTTCCAGGTGATAATAGCTGAAACCGAGCTTGGCAGGAGCGTCCTCGGAGTCGTTGATGGGAAGGCCGCCAACAGGATCGAAGATGAGGAGCTCAAGAGGGAGCGCAGGGAGCTCGTCGAGAGGATAGGCTATAGGATAGACTGA
- a CDS encoding Lrp/AsnC family transcriptional regulator, which translates to MGEPIMEELEFLVEILEKHPLDSLRKIAEEEGIDYYRLKRLYDKYYGKYLTVSAIYNIRAIGLRSYLAFLSVPSDRILETGYKITQNPFVAFVNPAFGFKNGLSAILQIPDDQKDRIDEMLSKYSDDYEYYEVRAYPYKGDDNFGEWNLSHDYAVLMDILKADARTPVTKIARKLGKSRPTVKFMINRLESTGILLGFEPIVENNIHDRSVLGITTTLDETVLERFKEYEISVGVLPGKGYVLEWFFSSKEDLGTKILEFSNYVDRILISYFDPTFKELNDRNGTTKYSRMVKENGSGYRSILEF; encoded by the coding sequence ATGGGCGAACCGATTATGGAGGAGCTCGAATTCCTCGTTGAAATCCTTGAGAAACATCCCCTCGACAGCCTCAGAAAAATTGCCGAGGAGGAGGGCATAGACTACTACAGGCTTAAGAGACTGTATGACAAGTACTACGGAAAATATCTCACAGTCAGTGCTATATACAACATTCGAGCAATAGGACTCAGAAGTTATTTGGCGTTTTTAAGCGTTCCTTCGGATAGGATACTCGAAACAGGCTACAAGATAACGCAAAATCCCTTCGTGGCATTTGTTAATCCTGCCTTTGGGTTCAAGAACGGACTGTCGGCGATACTTCAAATCCCGGACGACCAAAAGGACAGGATAGACGAGATGCTGTCAAAATACTCCGACGACTACGAGTACTACGAGGTCAGAGCATACCCATACAAAGGAGACGACAATTTTGGAGAATGGAACCTAAGCCATGACTATGCCGTGCTCATGGACATACTGAAGGCAGATGCTAGAACACCCGTCACCAAAATAGCCAGAAAGCTCGGAAAGAGTCGCCCCACTGTGAAATTTATGATAAACCGACTGGAGAGTACGGGAATTCTACTCGGATTCGAGCCAATTGTGGAGAACAACATACACGATAGAAGCGTCCTGGGAATAACCACTACACTAGACGAAACAGTTTTGGAAAGGTTCAAGGAGTACGAGATCAGCGTTGGTGTACTTCCCGGGAAAGGATACGTTCTAGAATGGTTTTTCTCATCGAAGGAAGACCTCGGGACGAAGATACTGGAGTTCAGCAACTACGTGGACAGAATCTTGATTAGCTATTTCGACCCAACGTTTAAAGAGCTCAACGACAGAAACGGAACAACAAAATATTCAAGAATGGTAAAAGAGAACGGAAGCGGTTACCGCTCCATATTAGAATTTTAA